GAATGACTTTAAGCATTGCGTTAAGGGGATATCTCGTTGAGAATTACCTCAGCCGTCATTTTCAACTCAAACAACTCAAACAGGAGATCTTCGGGTTACTGCTCCCCGCCGTTTTTATCCTTGCGTTTTTAACTCTTGGAAATCTTTATGCTTTTGGAATCTACCTGATCATCTATTTTATATTTTTGCTGATACAGCGAAATGACCTGGGAATTTTTTGGAATCTAATATCAGTTACAAAGCAAAAGTTATGATGATTATCTTTAACATATTGATGCTTTTACTTGCAGGATGGCTTCTTCAGAGAAGATTGAAGGTTTATGACTATGTGTTGAACCACCTCACTTTATTTAGTTTTATATGGTTATTTATCATTATAGGTGTACAGTTGGCATATCCCGGTAAAGTTGATGACAGTTCCGTTATACTGTATTATGGATGTTTTTTCACCTATCTGTTCGGTTCATCCATATTAAAAATGCCAAAGTATGAAGTCGCAAAGCAACGGTATTACAATTTCAACACGCTAAATGTTATTGTTTTTTTACTGCTAATTCTTGGGCTTATTGCGAATTATGACTTGCTGAATAAGGTAGTCTTTAATTTCAGTTCACTGGAGGCATGGGTCTCTATGCGTACCAAACAGGAATTTGAAGAAGTAGATGAAAGTAACATCTTCAAAGCCTTGTTTCAGAGATCGTATCTCATTTATATACCGCTCGCTCTGTTTTGTGTGAAAAATAAGAAAATGAGTAAAATTATATTTGTCGGACTTATTGTAGCGGGCATTATGATTTCCTCGCTTCGTTTTACCAGAGCACCTTTTCTCCAGCTTCTTATCATGCTCCTTATTTCCTATGTTTATATTTACCGCATTATGATTCCAGTTAGGACAATTGTGATATCGGTGTTAGTGACCATAGGAGTTTTCGCGGCCTCACAGCTTTTGCTGTTAGGCGACAACGCTTCCCTGAATGATGTAACAGAGGAAATCAATCTTTATCTTTTTGGCGGCCTGTACGTCTTTCAGGATATCACGGATGGAAAGTATCTCGACAGTAATTCTTACGACATAGGTTATTACACCTTCGACGCATTTAATTATATTTTAAAAAAAATTGGGCTCATTGATACGTATCCGTCTTACGTCCGGGAATGGTCCGACAGGCTTACCACAAACACTTATTCTTTTTTAGATGCTTTTGCTTTGGATTTTGGTATTATTGGTGCATTATTAGGATCGATGATCATCGGTTTGTTCTCAGACTACTGTTACAGATTGGTAAAACAGAATTACAATAATCTTTTCAACATTATTTTTTACGGATATATCTGTTATTTCAATGTGTTTGTATTTGCAAATAATGAATTTATACGCTTTCCGGTATTGCTCACTGTCGTCATTTTATTAATCATCAATTTTTTCACAAAAAAAATTACTTATGAATAATAATCCAGCCGTCAGGATTGTAATTTTAAATTACAATGAAAGTTCTTACACCATAGATCTTGTAAAGCAATTGGAAAAGCAGACTTATCCATCTCTTGAAGTCGTGGTGGTGGATAATGCAAGCAGAACGCAGGAAAAAGAAATCCTAAACCATCTGCCTGCATATGTAATTAAGCTGTTTTCTGAAGAAAATTTGGGATATGCACGCGGAAATAATTTAGGCATAGTTCATAAAACTGGAAAAAGGACGGACTATCATCTCATTCTAAACAATGATCTGATTCTAGATGATGAAGATTTTGTCAAAAAATTGGTTCATGGGATGATAATGCATCCGGAAGTTGCTGCATCGTCGCCGCTAGTTGATACTGTTGCAGTCGATGAGCCCCTGGAAGAACAGATTCAGGTACGCCGGATCTTATCTGCAGATCAAATGTTTAAACTTTCCGTACCGCTATTTACCCCTTTTATTAAAAAACTTACCCGCTATTTTCTTTACCGCGATCAAATGCCGTTTGTAAATAAATATATTCATTGTGATTCTATAAATGGCGCAGCATTCATTATAGATGCAAAATTTATAGAGCAATATGGCAGTTTAGATGAAGGCACTTTCCTGTATTATGAAGAAGTAATTTTAGGCAGAAAGATTCTGGAGGCGAACAAAAAATGTCTACTGAACGGTTATACATCAGTAAAGCACCTGCAAGGTGTTTCTACCAATTCCAATGCTAAAAATATTAACCGGAAGATGGAAGTATACAAGTACCAAAGTGCTTTGTATTATTTGAAAAAATATGAAAATATAGGAATGTTTAAAAGTTCAGTTTTTGTAATTTTAAATGAGATATCAATTCTACTGAAAAAACTCTTAAAGTAACAAAATGAAAGCTCTGCAAATCTTTTCGTTGTTTTTTTTCTTTATAGGCGGTATTGTTAACAGTCAAACAATATCACTGGTTGATCCTATTTCAAAAAAAGTGCTTACCTATGAAGAAATAGCAATACTTCCCAACGGCCAGAAGGTTACTGTAAAAGATGCTGACGGTAGTTTTATCATCCAGCTGAATCAAAAATTTTACAAAACAGTAAATTACACCAGTATTACTCCCAAGAATTACGGGGCAAAAGGTGATGGCGTTTATAGCAATTCCGGTGATATGAACGCGCTAAAATCTGGCAGCGACGATACGCAGCCCCTTTCCGATTTTTT
The window above is part of the Kaistella faecalis genome. Proteins encoded here:
- a CDS encoding O-antigen polymerase, with translation MMIIFNILMLLLAGWLLQRRLKVYDYVLNHLTLFSFIWLFIIIGVQLAYPGKVDDSSVILYYGCFFTYLFGSSILKMPKYEVAKQRYYNFNTLNVIVFLLLILGLIANYDLLNKVVFNFSSLEAWVSMRTKQEFEEVDESNIFKALFQRSYLIYIPLALFCVKNKKMSKIIFVGLIVAGIMISSLRFTRAPFLQLLIMLLISYVYIYRIMIPVRTIVISVLVTIGVFAASQLLLLGDNASLNDVTEEINLYLFGGLYVFQDITDGKYLDSNSYDIGYYTFDAFNYILKKIGLIDTYPSYVREWSDRLTTNTYSFLDAFALDFGIIGALLGSMIIGLFSDYCYRLVKQNYNNLFNIIFYGYICYFNVFVFANNEFIRFPVLLTVVILLIINFFTKKITYE
- a CDS encoding glycosyltransferase; the encoded protein is MNNNPAVRIVILNYNESSYTIDLVKQLEKQTYPSLEVVVVDNASRTQEKEILNHLPAYVIKLFSEENLGYARGNNLGIVHKTGKRTDYHLILNNDLILDDEDFVKKLVHGMIMHPEVAASSPLVDTVAVDEPLEEQIQVRRILSADQMFKLSVPLFTPFIKKLTRYFLYRDQMPFVNKYIHCDSINGAAFIIDAKFIEQYGSLDEGTFLYYEEVILGRKILEANKKCLLNGYTSVKHLQGVSTNSNAKNINRKMEVYKYQSALYYLKKYENIGMFKSSVFVILNEISILLKKLLK